Proteins co-encoded in one Artemia franciscana chromosome 10, ASM3288406v1, whole genome shotgun sequence genomic window:
- the LOC136032363 gene encoding profilin-like, which produces MSTWNNYVESELLSNGISEGAIIGTDGAVWGKSETFPATAAELKAFISKFEDLEALAESGIIMGGTKYFYLSSDHDVIRASKGTDSLHAMKLKKLYIIALYNNQECPTPKAANTVEKLGNYLAQYGH; this is translated from the coding sequence ATGTCTACATggaataattatgttgaaagtgAATTGTTATCTAATGGCATTTCAGAAGGAGCTATTATTGGTACTGATGGAGCAGTTTGGGGAAAATCTGAGACATTTCCTGCCACTGCAGCTGAATTGAAAGCGTTTATCTCAAAATTCGAGGATTTGGAAGCTCTTGCTGAAAGCGGTATTATAATGGGaggaacaaaatatttttacctttCGAGTGACCATGATGTTATTCGAGCTTCTAAGGGGACAGATAGTCTCCATGcaatgaaactgaaaaaattatatataatagctTTGTATAATAACCAGGAGTGTCCAACACCTAAAGCTGCAAatacagttgaaaaacttggtAATTATTTAGCTCAATATGGGCATTGA